CGAACAGTCTTTCGGACGAATAGAATTACTTTAATAAACGACTAAACGATAATAAATTATGAGTACTGAAATTACCTCCCACACGCGAGCCTCCCGGTCGGCATTGTCGCCCCGACAGACACATTCGACATCGCAGTATTTGAATAAAGGGGAGGCTGTATCAGACAAATAAAAAGGAACAGATCCTCTCCATAAAGCACTCAAAATAAAGAGACACGCGCCGAGTTCTATAAGTAAACTTGGCGCGTGTCTCTTTATTTATGGCCCTCGATAAGGGCCTTTTGGACTATCCGATTTATATACAAATGGCAATCAATCTATATATTAATCAAAAACGATTTATATATAAATCAGAAATGATCTATATACAAATCGAAAAACGGTTTATATATAAATCGCAAATCAACCTTCCACAAAGCGAATTGCAAGCGCCAAAAGGTCACTTTCTTCTCTCTTTCGTCTCAAAATCCGCTTCCTTTCGGATGCTTATTTGGAATGATTCTAAACTCAGCTTCGTTGTTGAAAACTTTTTTGGCACGTATATTTCATAGAGCAACGAAGACTTTCAGACATCCGAAAGAATGGATTTCTGATACCTTTATGGAAATTTCCGAGAGACTGATGGTTCTCTGTCGGCCGAGCAAGTCTTGCCAGACTTGAAGGTGTGTTGGCGGAATGTCCGGAATGTGCAGACCAAGAAAGGAACTCGAATTCAGAACTCCGTTCGAATACTTCTTGCAAAATTTACCTTAGTATTGCACTGATAGCCGGAATCCGCAGGATCTGCAAAATGCTTAATTACGGACAAAAAGTTTCTTTTTCCCTATCTTTGCGACCATCGGAAAACAAATAAAACAGGATTTGTGTATGGAAACTGTAGTCAGTGGTATCAGGCCGACCGGCAATCTGCATTTGGGCAATTATTTTGGTGCTATTCGGAGTTTTCTGGATATGCAGCATCGATATAATTGCTTTTTCTTTATTGCTGATTGGCATTCGCTGACCACACATCCGCATCCGGATAATATAGTCCGCAATGTGCGTACGATACTGGCTGAATATTTGGCTTGCGGGATCGATCCGGAGAAGGCTACAATCTATGTACAGAGTGATGTAAGAGAGGTGCTCGAGCTCTATCTCTATCTGAATATGAATGCATATTTGGGCGAGCTGGAGCGAACGACATCTTTCAAGGAAAAAGCCCGTAAGCAGCCGAACAATGTCAATGCCGGCCTGCTCACATATCCGACATTGATGGCAGCAGACATTCTGATCCATCGTGCCGTGAAAGTTCCTGTCGGAAAAGATCAGGAGCAAAACATGGAGATGGCACGCAAGTTTGCCCGCCGTTTCAATACGATCTATGAGGTGGACTTCTTCCCCGAACCCGAATCGTTCTCTCCGGGTGCAACAGCTTTGAAGGTGCCGGGCTTGGATGGATCCGGCAAGATGGGCAAGAGCGAAGGCAATGCCATCTATTTGGCCGATGATGCCAAAACGATTAGCAAGAAGGTAATGAAAGCCGTGACCGATGCCGGTCCCGAAGTGCCTAACAGCGTGAAGCCGGAGCCGGTGGAAAATCTTTTCTCCATGCTCCGCATCGTTTCCTCGGATGAGGTCTATCGCCATTTCGATGATCTCTATAATAATTGCTCTATTCGCTATGGCGATCTCAAGAAGCAGTTGGCGGCAGACATTGTCGCCTTTACCACTCCTATAAGGGAACGAATC
This genomic stretch from Porphyromonas gingivalis ATCC 33277 harbors:
- the trpS gene encoding tryptophan--tRNA ligase — translated: METVVSGIRPTGNLHLGNYFGAIRSFLDMQHRYNCFFFIADWHSLTTHPHPDNIVRNVRTILAEYLACGIDPEKATIYVQSDVREVLELYLYLNMNAYLGELERTTSFKEKARKQPNNVNAGLLTYPTLMAADILIHRAVKVPVGKDQEQNMEMARKFARRFNTIYEVDFFPEPESFSPGATALKVPGLDGSGKMGKSEGNAIYLADDAKTISKKVMKAVTDAGPEVPNSVKPEPVENLFSMLRIVSSDEVYRHFDDLYNNCSIRYGDLKKQLAADIVAFTTPIRERILEIQADEAFLDRVVREGAERARESAARTLAEVRHIIGFR